One Peromyscus leucopus breed LL Stock chromosome 4, UCI_PerLeu_2.1, whole genome shotgun sequence genomic region harbors:
- the Coq4 gene encoding ubiquinone biosynthesis protein COQ4 homolog, mitochondrial — MVTLLLRSLRPSPNLPRSLQLAVDVPRRARSHGTRLLYPDHIPTTSLQKMLLAAGSAGMALYNPYRHDMVAVLGETTGYCTLKFLRDQMKKDPEGAQILQERPRISLSTLDLSKLQSLPEGSLGREYLRFLDVNRVSPDTRAPTRFVDDEELAYVIQRYREVHDMLHTLLGMPTNMLGEVVVKWFEAVQTGLPMCILGALFGPIRLRAQNLQVLFSELIPWAIQNGCRAPCVLNLYYERRWEQPLTALREELGISPPPKHIQGLA; from the exons ATGGTGACCCTGCTGCTTCGCTCCCTGCGCCCTAGCCCCAATCTCCCACGCAGTCTGCAGCTCGCTGTAG ATGTGCCCCGCAGGGCCAGGAGCCATGGCACCCGCCTGCTGTACCCGGACCACATCCCCACGACCTCGCTGCAAAAGATGCTGCTGGCCGCAGGCTCGGCGGGAATGGCGCTCTACAACCCCTATCGCCACG ACATGGTTGCAGTTCTAGGGGAGACCACAGGATACTGCACACTGAAATTCCTCAGGGACCAGATGAAGAAGGATCCAGAGGGTGCCCAGATCCTACA AGAGCGTCCCCGGATCTCACTGTCCACCCTTGACCTAAGCAAGCTCCAGAGCCTGCCTGAAGGCTCTCTGGGCCGTGAGTACCTGCGCTTCCTGGATGTGAAT AGGGTCTCCCCTGATACACGAGCACCTACCCGCTTTGTGGACGATGAGGAACTAGCCTATGTGATCCAGAGATACCGAGAGGTGCACGACATGCTCCACACCCTGCTGGGGATGCCCACCAACATGCTGG GAGAGGTTGTGGTAAAGTGGTTTGAGGCTGTGCAGACCGGCCTGCCCATGTGCATCCTGGGAGCACTCTTCGGACCCATCCGCCTCCGTGCTCA GAACCTGCAAGTGCTGTTCTCTGAGCTGATCCCTTGGGCAATTCAGAATGGGTGCAGGGCCCCATGTGTCCTCAATCTCTACTACGAGCGGCGTTGGGAGCAGCCCCTGACAGCCCTTCGGGAGGAGCTGGGCATCAGCCCTCCCCCAAAACATATCCAGGGCCTGGCCTAG